From one Phycodurus eques isolate BA_2022a chromosome 6, UOR_Pequ_1.1, whole genome shotgun sequence genomic stretch:
- the LOC133404139 gene encoding uncharacterized protein LOC133404139 isoform X1 gives MSLGPFSKAQATRSAALSRRGGGLRMAFTSLLFACILTELTFSTQALVSVSNVTAECGEQVAIRCNASTRRDGLSVKHMEWSRNHKPLCQVDGEGKLNHSRNAKSHLRCEYKKGQLSLIFAKVQPEDSGASNRYMCKLRSNWGISHGYSWIELQDCCGVAKGVLSKDGPVCTFSYVHPNGDVLWSHASRSQSEGPVRQNTFKSVEEGGWLTIQSQLEWNSDGPLNCSLMSVDSGRHISCNSSDEVEFLDGYGLRPQGSPRKVWNGAASLVPFRTSLLISIIIVVMQK, from the exons GAGGAGGACTCAGGATGGCATTCACAAGTCTGCTCTTTGCTTGCATTCTAACTGAATTGACTTTTTCAACACAAG CACTGGTGAGCGTCAGCAACGTTACAGCCGAGTGCGGCGAGCAAGTGGCAATACGCTGCAACGCGTCGACGCGGAGGGATGGGCTGTCAGTCAAACATATGGAGTGGTCCCGAAACCACAAGCCTTTGTGTCAAGTGGACGGCGAGGGGAAATTGAACCACAGCAGAAACGCAAAAAGCCACTTACGCTGCGAGTATAAAAAAGGCCAGCTGTCACTCATCTTTGCAAAAGTGCAGCCGGAGGATAGCGGCGCCTCAAACCGCTACATGTGCAAACTGCGGTCCAACTGGGGGATTTCACATGGATATAGCTGGATAGAGCTGCAAG ACTGCTGCGGGGTGGCCAAAGGCGTTTTGTCCAAGGACGGTCCTGTCTGCACGTTCAGCTACGTCCATCCGAACGGAGACGTGCTCTGGTCTCACGCTTCCCGAAGCCAGTCGGAGGGACCTGTAAGGCAGAACACATTTAAAAGTGTGGAGGAAGGCGGCTGGCTAACcattcaaagtcagctggaatggaATTCCGACGGGCCCTTGAACTGTTCCCTGATGAGCGTCGATTCTGGAAGGCACATTTCTTGCAATTCGTCTGACGAGGTTGAATTCCTTGACGGGTATGGACTGAGACCTCAGGGTTCCCCACGCAAGGTCTGGAATGGAGCCGCGTCACTTGTACCTTTCAGGACAAGTCTGTTGATATCAATCATAATTGTCGTCATGCAGAAATGA